The Desulfuromonas sp. TF DNA segment AAGACCCGCCTTGTCGTGGACATGGTGCGCGGCAAGGGAGTACAGGATGCTCTTAACATCCTCAAGTTCTCTCCTCAGAAAGCCGCAGCCGTTGTGTCTAAACTGGTAAGCTCCGCGGTCGCCAATGCAGAGCAGAAGGGGATTTCTGACGTCGACCGGCTCTTTGTGAAAACGATCAATGTCGATCAGGGTCCGGCGCTGAAGCGCTTTCTTCCCCGTGCACAAGGTCGTGCCACCCGGATCCGAAAACCGACCAGTCACATTACCGTCGTTCTTGACGAAAAATAAATCAGCTGTTGAGGAGGTGATAGTTTGGGC contains these protein-coding regions:
- the rplV gene encoding 50S ribosomal protein L22, whose product is MEARAKLRYARLSPQKTRLVVDMVRGKGVQDALNILKFSPQKAAAVVSKLVSSAVANAEQKGISDVDRLFVKTINVDQGPALKRFLPRAQGRATRIRKPTSHITVVLDEK